The Prevotella sp. E2-28 genome includes the window ACGCTTTCAAACAAACAGAATGCAGCAGGTAACATGTTGCAGGGTCAGTTGGTAAAGCATGGCACTAACATGCGTCTGTCGTATGCTGTAACGCCTTTCTATGCAAAGGACATGCCTGCCAACAACAAGTATTTCTCACGTTTCCAGACTGGAGAGCGTAACTCTATGCTGGCTGTGTTTGACAATACCGTGGCTCCTATGGTGCACTTTACTGGTGAGTATATGTTGAACAATAACATGACTATCACTGGTAGCGAGAGCGACTTCAAGGTGCTCACTGGCCATGAGTACAGCGATGGCGATGCATATATCTTTGACCGCAAGGTTATCAAGAGTGACGTGGTTTGTCAGAATGGTTACATCCATCAGCTTGATGAGGTGCTGGTAAATCCAGGTAATATGGCTGAGATCCTGCGTGCAGGTGATGATACCAAGTATATCTCTCGTATGCTGGACTACTATGCATTCCCCGAGGCTGATATGACACTGACCGAGCAATATAATGAGTCGGAATCAGCTAATCAGGACACCGTGTTTGCTATTCGCTATCTGAGTAAGAACTCACAGCGTGCTAAGCTGGCTCAGCCCGTACGTGGTATGACGGTGGCTGATAATCAGCTGCTGGACTTCGACCCAGGTTGGAACTATTACAACCCCACGCTGAAGGGTGGTAGCAGCGATGATGATGCTGAGATTGCTGCCTTCCTGGCTCCTGACGATAAAGCTGTAGAGGAGTACTTCCTGAAGGAGGCCGCCTATATTCTGAAGAACCTGGGCGTTCCTTCACTCGACATTACGGCTGCCAACCTCAACGCTCATCTTGATGCTGTTTATAATAACGACCCGTCAATCTTCTCAAGTATCCTGAACAATGTGATGAAACCCTATCTCACGAAGACCGTGCCCAGCACATTCTCTACTGTTCAGAACGATGCTTTCGAGTTCCTTGATGTGACGAAAAATGATATTAACCTCAAGGGCGACGGAAATTACGATGTAACCATTGCCAACAATGGTGTTATCTATAAGATGAACAAGTTGTTTGGTCCGAAACTGTATAACTCAGTGCTCGGTCCTGCATCTGTTTATAAGGATATGCGTACGATGGGCGAGATGCTGAACGACCACCAGGCTACTGCAGGTGTGGCTTCTAAGCTGGGCGCCGATATGTACTACTATCTGCTTTCTATGAAGGCCCGTTACGGAATCTTCGTTCCTACGGATAACGAGACACAGTTTATCGTTATTGATCCCACTTCTGTGAAGGATGATGACGGTTTGAAAGGCCTGCGTTTCCGCTTTGATCCTACTGCCGACGGCTCTTTCCACGTACTTGTAAAGAAATACATCTACCAGAGCGGTCCCTATAACGAACTCAGCTCATACGTAGAGGCTGCTGGTGCACAGGATATCAATATTGAGACAGGTATCTTCAACAGTCAGATTAAGGACTTGCTGGATTACTGCACCGTGGTGCTGGCCGACTCAACAGAGACGGGTAAGGGTAGTCCTAAGTATGGTCTTTATGGCAATAAATTCTATAAGACCAAGCATGGCGGCGCCATCATTGTGAATGGTAACAAGGTGGCTGGCGGCTTGCAGGCTTCAGATGCTTCACAGTGGTCAACGATTACTGAGACCTTCGATGCCAACAGTGCTGATGCTAAGATTGAGAACGGTACGGTATATCGTCTGGATTATCCTATTCAGCCCACTATTACCAGTGTGATGAAGACCCTGACACGCTCAGAGTTCTATGATGAGAATGCCGACTACGATGCTGCTGCACCAGAATATGACCACTTCCTGAACTTCTGTCTGCAGTTCAATAATGAAGACCTCTATACCTTTGCCGGTATTATTTCCGAGAGTGATAAGGAGGCTCAGAAGAATACAAAGATGAAGGCTTACCGCATTATCGATGATAACGATAACTGGGGTATGCTCAGTGCATATAACTATACCATTTATGCTCCCACTTATGAAGCAATGGTCAAGGCACAGCAAACCATGGGCCTGCCAAAATGGAAGGATGTGCTGGCTATCGTTGAAAACTGGGAGAGCGTGAAAGACCAGTATGGCTTCACTACTCAGGCTGATGCTGCTGCTTATGTGAAAGCACAGTTGGACAAGATGACACGTTTTGTGCGTTATCACACGCAGAACAGCTCACTCTTTGCTGACCGTTATTTCAAGAACTTCGATCCTACGACAGGTCTTACCACTCCTGAACCTTCGTTCTCTACTTTCTGCTCTAACTCTCTGGGTATCGCTCAGACACTGACAGTAACTGGTGGTAACAACAAGCTCTCTGTGAAGGATGCCGCTGGCAAGGTGGTGACGGTGAATGCCTCTTCAAACATGGCCAACCTCATCGCCCGTGATATCACGACAACAGAAAAGAACGATGGTACGTATGGCAAATACAAGACCATTGAGACTTCTGCCTTCGTGACTGTTCACGGCATTGAAACCCCTCTGTGCTATAACAGCAACGGAAAGTATTAATAAGGTGAAAGTGAAAAGTGAAATAAAAGAAATAAGATAGTTATGTCAAAATCTAAATTCCTATTGACAATCCTGTTTACTTTCATTGCTCAGGTGATGATGGCACAGGGAAGAGTCATATCAGGTACGGTGGAAGATGCCATGGGACCTATTATGATGGCCAATGTGGTGGAGCGTGACGGTAATAACCGTATTATCAGCGCTACGCAGACTGATATGATGGGTAACTTCTCAATGGAGATTAAGAACCCGAAGAATAAACTTGTTATCTCTTATGTGGGTAGCAAGACGAAGATAATCAATATCGGCGACCAGAAGACTTTCAAGATTAGATTGGAGGACGATAAAACCGTGCTCGGCGAAGTGAAGGTTATTGGACGTCGTACAAACTCTGGCGGTCTGAATATCGATAAGCGCGAGATTTCAGTTTCGCAGCAGACCATGAACATGGCTGAGGTAGAAGGTATGGCCTTTACCTCTGCCGACGAGGCCTTGCAGGGTGAGATTGCCGGTCTGGATATCGTGTCTAACTCTGGTAACCTTGGTGCAGGTACTTCTATGCGTCTGCGCGGTGTTTCTACTTTGAATGGTAGTGCAGAGCCTCTGATTGTTGTTGATGACAAGATCTTTGAGTATGACGCTGCCGATTTCGACCCCGAGAACATGGACGAGGAGAAATTCTCTTCTATGCTTGCTGTCAGTGTGGATGATATTGCCAGCATCACCGTTCTGAAGGATGCTGCTGCTACTGCTATCTGGGGTTCACAGGGTGCCAACGGTGTAATTCAGATTACCACCAAGCGCGGTGCACGCGGTAAACCAAGAGTGACACTGGGCTATAAATTCACTGGTACATGGATGCCTGCCGGCTACGAGCTGCTGAATGGCGACAACTACACCATGATGCTGAAGGAGGAATTCTATAACCCCACACAGAGTTCTTCTGCTACAGCTACTATCAACGAGATTAACTACGTGCCTGCCGAGTCTTGGGCTGAGGCTAACAACTGGAACAAGAACACTGACTGGGTAGATGCTATCAAGCAGTTTGGTGAGCAGCACGAGGCAACCTTTAACATCTCAGGTGGTGGTCAGAAGGCAACATTCCGTATCTCTGCCAGCTATAACCACCAGACGGGTACTATTATCAAGCAGAAGATGGATCGTCTGACCACTCGTCTGGTACTCGACTATAATGTGTCTGACCGTATCCGCTTCTCAACCAACTTCGCTTTGACCTATACGGACAACTTGAAGAACTATACCTATGGTAGTAGCAAGAGCAGCGGTTCGCATAACAACCTGTTGGCAATGGCTCTGGCTATGGCCCCCAATGCCAGCATCTATCGCTATGACCGTTATAACAATAACACGGGTGAGTTCTTCCTGATGAACCCCACAGTGACAGGTATGACTCCTGATGATGGTAACTATACTTCTTCTGAGTTGACTGATGTGGTGGCTATCGGTAACCCTGTGGCATACGCTCATAACTCATGGCAGAAGGAGCAGACCTATAGCATCGTGCCCGACTTCAATATCAAGTACGAACTGCTGGGTACGGAAAACGGTAAGCATCGTCTGACCTTCGATGGTCGTGTTTACTTCGACATCTATGCTTATTCTAAGCCTACGTATATGCCTGGTAGCCTGTCAAATGGCAGCTATACAGATAATGACTATAACTATACAACAAATACGGAGACCAATCAGTTTAAGATGGGCTCACGTATGAAACTGACGTACACACCAGCCTTTACCAATGAGGACTTCTATCTGACAATGATGGCCTACTACGAGGCTGGTACTCAGAAGAATACATACCAGTTCCTCGGACAGAGTTCAATTCCTAACGGAATCGTATCTCCAACGATTGATGCACATCTCTTGAGTATGGATAACCAGCCTTCTACAACGAAATCTGCTTGGCAGGACTGGGTTTACAATGCCCACTTCTCATACAAGTCTCGCTATAGTATTGGCTTTGGTCTGCGTGCAGACTGTAACTCAAAGTTCGGTCCTAAGAATCCTTGGTTCTATTCACCCAACGTATCATTGCGTTACAATCTCAGTGAAGAGGCCTTCTTTACACCTCTGAAGAAATATGTGTCAATGTTGGGTGTTCGTGGATCATGGGGTATCACAGGTAGTTCAAGTGTGTCTGTTGACAACTACTTCAATCAGTACACCTCACGTGCAGGACGCTATGGTACCAGCTACTATACAACGATGAGTGGTATGAAACTTGATGACCTTCGTCCTCAAAAGAAGATTGGTACGAACCTCGGTGTTAATATCGGTTTTCTGGATGATAAGTTCGAGGTTGACCTGAACTTCTATAAGGAAAATACGAAGGACCTTATCATGAGAGGTCTGCCTATTCCTACATCTGCTACATGGAATAACTCTACAACCCTCTCTTATGGAAACGTAGGTGAGATGGAGAATAGGGGATGGGAAATGTCTGTTTCTGCCAATAAGATTATCAAGTATAAGAAGTTCACTCTTTCAGCCAGCTTCAACTTGGCTCAGAACATCAATAAGTTGCTTGAGATGGATCAGCGCGTGCTGGATAACCTGAACTCGGAGCCCAGCTACAGTAAGCGTGGTTCAGCCTCTATTCTTAACCGCGTTGTAGTGGGCGATCCCCTCTGCTCTATCTACGGATTCCAGAGCTTAGGCGTGTTCCAATACTCTTACGACTACTTGACTAACTACAACACCAAGCAGTTGCAGTTGCAACAGCAGGCTGCAGCTCGTGGCGAGACTTACGATTGGAATTATGAGGAATGGATTAACCAGCAGCTTGCTGAAGGTAAGACCTTCCCTGTGGCTAGAGATGAAAATGGTAAGGTTATCATGACCAATACTGGCGTGCCCAAGCACCTTACTTATTATTATGGTGATACAGACTATGAGTTCAAGGGTGGTGATGCTATCTATGAGGACGTGAACAATGATGGTACCATCAACGAACTTGATATCAAGTATCTGGGTAACTCACTGCCAAAGATGCAGGGTGGTTTCAGCCTGACGTTCCAATATGGTAACTGGAAACTCGTTTCTCGTTTCAACTATCGTTGGGGTAATAAGATTATCAATACAGCACGTATGGGACTGGAGAGCATGTATGGCACACAGAACCAGTGTTCTTCTGTAACCTATCGTTGGCGTAAGGACGGTGACGTAACACCAATTCCACGTGCCCTCTATGGTACGGGTTATAACTACCAGGTAAGTTCACGCTTTGTGGAGGATGGTTCTTTCCTGCGTCTGAACAACCTGCAGTTGTCTTACAGCGTGCCAAAGAACACGGTGAAGAAACTGGGTCTGAACACGCTTTCTGCTTATGTGACTATGAATAACCTCTTCTGTTGGACGAAGTACACTGGTATAGACCCTGAGGTTGCCTCAGGTACTTACACTCCGGCTTCTGACGGTGCTACAACACCAAGGTCTAAGTCTATCACAGCAAGTCTTAACTTCGGATTCTAAGAAAGGTAAAATAGTAAAAATACAAAAAAGTAAAGATATGAAACAAACGATATATTATAAGGTGAGGAAAATGGCTAAAGGCATTTTACCTTTTTACCTTTTTACCTTTTTACCTTTGCTGACAGGTTGTGTTGACACGGTAATCTTGCCTGACAATAAAACTGTGGATGAGGACTTCTGGCAGAAGAAGAGCGAGGTGGACGCTGTCGTAGCTACGGCATACGCCCAGTTGCGCGATGAGGCTGCTATACGTAATATGATTGTTTGGGGTGACTTCCGTTCTGATGAACTTGCCGTTACCTCTACACTGCCTACAGGTGCTGCTTATAGAACAGCTTTGCAGCAGATTTATTCGCTCAATATTGAAACTGAGAATGCATTTACCTCATGGTATCCTTTCTATTCAGCTATCAACTACTGTAATCTGGTACTGAAGAAGGCTGAGGGTGTTATTGCTGTTGACCCTGACTATACGCGTGGTGACTATGATGCCAATAAGGCACAGATGCTGGCATTAAGGGCTTACTGCTACTTCTATCTTACCCGTGTGTTCCATGATATTCCTGTAACACCAGGTGCATACCTCAACAGCAGTGAGAACCTGAATGCACCTCAGGCAAATCCTGACTCTGTGCTGACGATGTGTATCAATGATTTGAAGGAAGCATTGAAATATGCTATCCCAGGTAATACCTATGGTGACTGGCGTGATAAGGGTTATCTGAATCAGGATGGTATCAATGCTGTTCTGGCTGATATCTATCTGTGGCGTGCTTCAATCAACCGTGATGCTACTGACTATCAGAAGTGTGTGGATTACTGTGACAAGGTGATTGCTGCTAAGAAAGATGCTTATGAGAATGGCGGACAGCGTCATCGTTGGGGTGTAGATGAGGAAAAGAAGGATTATTACCTTTCTGACTACAGCGATATGTATTCTGATCTTTTCGGTCAGAATGGTCAGAATGCTGATGAGAGCATTTTCGAACTGCAGTTCCGCAACTCCAATGCTACAAATAAAGGCTTGGACCAGATGTATTTCCGTTACAATAATGCCAGTGCCAATAGTTATGGCTATCTGAAGGTATCTTCTATGTTTGGTAAGGTTGATGCTACTGGTAATGGCGTGTGGAACAATACAGTGGATCAGCGTCTGTATGAATTTATCTATGATGCCAATAGCTCTAGTGTAGAGCAATTTGGTGTGCGTAAGTTTGTTGCCACAGTATCTGCTGGTACTAATAATACAGCCGATAGTCATCGTGATACACGTTCTAATATGTTGCAGAACTGGGTTCTCTATCGTCTCACAGACGTGATGCTGATGAAGGCTGAGGCATTGGTACAGCTCTATGAGTTTGAGAAGCAGGCTGCCCAGGAAGAGAGTAGGACACCTGATGATACAAACAATCAGAAGGCTTTTGAAATCTGTAAGTTTGTCAATGATCGCGCATTGTCAGATGCTAACAAGACGACTTACGCTCTGAAATACTCTACCTATAAGGATAAGATGGAGGCTTTGGTACTGGCTGAGCGTGCTCGTGAGCTGTGCTTTGAGGGTAAGCGTTGGTTTGACCTGATGCGTTACAACTATCGTCATACTGCTACAAAGGCTGATTTGAAGAAGAAGCTGACGCAGGGATATGTAAACAATAGTGATGAGTTCTATGAGTTGGCATTGCGTAAGTATGCTGTTCCTGCTGCTATGCGTGCCAAGATGCGTGATGAGCGTTATCTCTATATGCCGATTAACCAGGATGAGGTGAAGATTAATACCAATCTTGAACAGAATCCGGTGTATAAATCATCTGCGAAATATTAAGTTGAAGAATTGAACTTTTGGAGCAGCGAGTGCAATCAAACTTGTTTGAATTGCCGAGTCGTGACAAAAGTCAACGAAGTTAAATTTGAAATAAGATATGAATAAGATAGTATATAATATAGGAAAGGTGTTAGCACTTGGTTTTATCGGTGTGATGGGGCTGGTCTCTTGTACCGAGGAACCTGATGGCTCAAACCTCTTTTCTTCAGACCAGAAAACCATTGCCGAGATGCTGCGCGACAGAAGTGAGTTGTCTGCTTTCTATCGCATCTTGGAAAAGGGCGGTTTCGGAAAATATATGGGAACCTATGGCGAGTACACTTGCTTTGCACCAGTAAATGATGGTGTGAATGCTTATCTCGACAGTCTCTATAATGATGAGTCTTACCTTATCTCCAAGGCAAAAGTGAAGCACAATGGCATCACAGAGGATGCTAACTGGGCTAACCTGGATGTGATGGAAAAGGTGAACCTGATGTCAGACTCACTCTGTGATGATATCTCACGTTTCCACCTCTCAGGTGAAAAGCACCTGCAGGTGGACCTTGATGGTACTGCTACCACATGGACCACGATGAAGACCGGTCGTAGCATTCGCGTGGGTGTGTTCTTGGATTCAGAGTATAGAGGTCTTACCAGTCTGAATGATATCTCTGCTATCATTGAAGGTGATATTGATGCTATCAATGGTGTACTCCATATTTGCTCTAGTGTGATTCCCCGTTCAGACCGTACTACTGATGACCAGTTGCGTGTTGAGGGAGAAAAGGACCTGAGTATTTTCTATGCTGCCCTTGAGGCCACGGGCTATACCGATACACTTATGATTGAACGTAAGCGTAACGCTGACGGGACTGCAAAGACCTATGATCTGGGTACCAACCACAATGACCGTGATGGAAACTCCCTGTATTATCCGAAGGAGTGTATGATTAAATGGACAGTCTTTGCTGAGACTGATGATGTGTTCCGTGCAGCTGGTATCAATAACTTTGATGATTTGAAGGCTAAGTGTGTTGAGTGGTATGGCAACTGCAGTGCGTGGTACGACTATATCAATGAGAAGGGCATCACTATCAGTACTGGCGATGACTATACGAATCCATTTAATGTGGTGAATATGTTCGTGGCATATCATATCCTGCGTGCAGGTATGCCTATCGACCGTATTGTTTACGAGAAGAATGCTCAGACAAACTCTTCATGGAACTTCTGCTTCGGCTATGAGCCACAGGAATATTTCGAGACGATGCTTCCTAATACCATCCTGAAGGTATGGGAGACCAATCCTAAGACGACAAAGAACTTGTGGCTGAACCGTTATCTGACGAACAACACACTGACTTCTAAGCTGGGACTCTTTGGTATGCCTGGTGATGGTGACCATGTGCTGAAGTTCGCTGGCGTATCTGTAGATCGTAACAACAGCGTGGAGACTCTTAATGGTTATATTCACCGTATCAAGGGAATCCTGAAGTATGATCAGAACGCAAAGGACGCACTTCATGAGCGCCTTCGTTTTGACTCATCTACTTTCCTCTATGAGCTCATCAACAATGGCTTGCGTGGTGCAACACCTGCAGAGGTAAGTTCTATGAATGGTGGTGGTGATGGTAACCGTGTGGCTTTCCAGAACAACTATTTTGATAATATTGTTTGTTATAATCCTGGTACACTGCTCCGTTTCAATGTGATGGGAGCATGGCGTGCACACAATTCAGACCAGTTCCAGGGTTGGGATGTATATGACTTCGCTATCAAATTGCCTCATGTGCCTACGGGTGACTATGAGTTGCGTATTATCTATCCTCCTATGGCACGTGGTGGACTGATGCAGTTCTATCTGGGTAACTCTTCAAAGCAGTCAGATATGGTGGCCATTGGTATTCCTTTCGATGCTTGTGCTAACCCTTATCAGGATGCAACCATCGGTTACGAGGATATTGTTAGCCGTGCTGACGATGAGACTTCTGATTGTGGCGTAGAGAGTGACCAGCGTATGCATGTACGTGGTTATATGCGTGCTCCGGCATCCTTCTCTCGTGGTACCTATAATACTGTTACAGACCCGTTGACCTATTCTGATGATGATATCTATTCGGCTGCCAGCCAGATTATTGGTTCTACCAGCTGTCGTTCAGAGTCAGGTTATGGTACGATGATGTTGCGCCGTATCATTACTACTCAGCGCTTTGAGCAGGGTAAGGATTACTGGTTGCGTATTAAGAACCTTGTGAACGATACTAACCTGGGTTGGTCGTTCGACTTCGTTGAACTGGTGCCCCTCGACATTGTGAACAGTCAGACGATGTCTGAGGACTGGTACTAATATAAAGGTAAAAAAGTAAAAAATAAAAAAGTAAAACAAATATGAGAGTTATAATATTCAATAAGGTAAGGAAGATGGCTAAAGGCTTTTTACCCTTTTACCTTTTTACCCTTTTACCTTTATTCTCGTCCTGCTCCGACTACGATGACTACAACACGGTGCCTCAAGTTGTTGGTGGTGACCAGGCTGGAGCCAACAATACGTTGTGGGAAAATATCTCAAATGATCAGCAGCTGACTAAGTTTACAGCGCTCGCCAGTAAGTGCAACTTC containing:
- a CDS encoding fasciclin domain-containing protein; this encodes MKKLFLYASLLCLGLGSCTKDYVVPEGELPSWLGESIYKELQQHSQLEGTFNTYCRLIDDLGYKEVLSKTGSKTIFPANDEAFERFFAGGNNKFGASSYEELTHSQKAELLFSTMLDNAILVGTLSNKQNAAGNMLQGQLVKHGTNMRLSYAVTPFYAKDMPANNKYFSRFQTGERNSMLAVFDNTVAPMVHFTGEYMLNNNMTITGSESDFKVLTGHEYSDGDAYIFDRKVIKSDVVCQNGYIHQLDEVLVNPGNMAEILRAGDDTKYISRMLDYYAFPEADMTLTEQYNESESANQDTVFAIRYLSKNSQRAKLAQPVRGMTVADNQLLDFDPGWNYYNPTLKGGSSDDDAEIAAFLAPDDKAVEEYFLKEAAYILKNLGVPSLDITAANLNAHLDAVYNNDPSIFSSILNNVMKPYLTKTVPSTFSTVQNDAFEFLDVTKNDINLKGDGNYDVTIANNGVIYKMNKLFGPKLYNSVLGPASVYKDMRTMGEMLNDHQATAGVASKLGADMYYYLLSMKARYGIFVPTDNETQFIVIDPTSVKDDDGLKGLRFRFDPTADGSFHVLVKKYIYQSGPYNELSSYVEAAGAQDINIETGIFNSQIKDLLDYCTVVLADSTETGKGSPKYGLYGNKFYKTKHGGAIIVNGNKVAGGLQASDASQWSTITETFDANSADAKIENGTVYRLDYPIQPTITSVMKTLTRSEFYDENADYDAAAPEYDHFLNFCLQFNNEDLYTFAGIISESDKEAQKNTKMKAYRIIDDNDNWGMLSAYNYTIYAPTYEAMVKAQQTMGLPKWKDVLAIVENWESVKDQYGFTTQADAAAYVKAQLDKMTRFVRYHTQNSSLFADRYFKNFDPTTGLTTPEPSFSTFCSNSLGIAQTLTVTGGNNKLSVKDAAGKVVTVNASSNMANLIARDITTTEKNDGTYGKYKTIETSAFVTVHGIETPLCYNSNGKY
- a CDS encoding SusC/RagA family TonB-linked outer membrane protein, coding for MSKSKFLLTILFTFIAQVMMAQGRVISGTVEDAMGPIMMANVVERDGNNRIISATQTDMMGNFSMEIKNPKNKLVISYVGSKTKIINIGDQKTFKIRLEDDKTVLGEVKVIGRRTNSGGLNIDKREISVSQQTMNMAEVEGMAFTSADEALQGEIAGLDIVSNSGNLGAGTSMRLRGVSTLNGSAEPLIVVDDKIFEYDAADFDPENMDEEKFSSMLAVSVDDIASITVLKDAAATAIWGSQGANGVIQITTKRGARGKPRVTLGYKFTGTWMPAGYELLNGDNYTMMLKEEFYNPTQSSSATATINEINYVPAESWAEANNWNKNTDWVDAIKQFGEQHEATFNISGGGQKATFRISASYNHQTGTIIKQKMDRLTTRLVLDYNVSDRIRFSTNFALTYTDNLKNYTYGSSKSSGSHNNLLAMALAMAPNASIYRYDRYNNNTGEFFLMNPTVTGMTPDDGNYTSSELTDVVAIGNPVAYAHNSWQKEQTYSIVPDFNIKYELLGTENGKHRLTFDGRVYFDIYAYSKPTYMPGSLSNGSYTDNDYNYTTNTETNQFKMGSRMKLTYTPAFTNEDFYLTMMAYYEAGTQKNTYQFLGQSSIPNGIVSPTIDAHLLSMDNQPSTTKSAWQDWVYNAHFSYKSRYSIGFGLRADCNSKFGPKNPWFYSPNVSLRYNLSEEAFFTPLKKYVSMLGVRGSWGITGSSSVSVDNYFNQYTSRAGRYGTSYYTTMSGMKLDDLRPQKKIGTNLGVNIGFLDDKFEVDLNFYKENTKDLIMRGLPIPTSATWNNSTTLSYGNVGEMENRGWEMSVSANKIIKYKKFTLSASFNLAQNINKLLEMDQRVLDNLNSEPSYSKRGSASILNRVVVGDPLCSIYGFQSLGVFQYSYDYLTNYNTKQLQLQQQAAARGETYDWNYEEWINQQLAEGKTFPVARDENGKVIMTNTGVPKHLTYYYGDTDYEFKGGDAIYEDVNNDGTINELDIKYLGNSLPKMQGGFSLTFQYGNWKLVSRFNYRWGNKIINTARMGLESMYGTQNQCSSVTYRWRKDGDVTPIPRALYGTGYNYQVSSRFVEDGSFLRLNNLQLSYSVPKNTVKKLGLNTLSAYVTMNNLFCWTKYTGIDPEVASGTYTPASDGATTPRSKSITASLNFGF
- a CDS encoding RagB/SusD family nutrient uptake outer membrane protein, whose amino-acid sequence is MKQTIYYKVRKMAKGILPFYLFTFLPLLTGCVDTVILPDNKTVDEDFWQKKSEVDAVVATAYAQLRDEAAIRNMIVWGDFRSDELAVTSTLPTGAAYRTALQQIYSLNIETENAFTSWYPFYSAINYCNLVLKKAEGVIAVDPDYTRGDYDANKAQMLALRAYCYFYLTRVFHDIPVTPGAYLNSSENLNAPQANPDSVLTMCINDLKEALKYAIPGNTYGDWRDKGYLNQDGINAVLADIYLWRASINRDATDYQKCVDYCDKVIAAKKDAYENGGQRHRWGVDEEKKDYYLSDYSDMYSDLFGQNGQNADESIFELQFRNSNATNKGLDQMYFRYNNASANSYGYLKVSSMFGKVDATGNGVWNNTVDQRLYEFIYDANSSSVEQFGVRKFVATVSAGTNNTADSHRDTRSNMLQNWVLYRLTDVMLMKAEALVQLYEFEKQAAQEESRTPDDTNNQKAFEICKFVNDRALSDANKTTYALKYSTYKDKMEALVLAERARELCFEGKRWFDLMRYNYRHTATKADLKKKLTQGYVNNSDEFYELALRKYAVPAAMRAKMRDERYLYMPINQDEVKINTNLEQNPVYKSSAKY
- a CDS encoding fasciclin domain-containing protein is translated as MNKIVYNIGKVLALGFIGVMGLVSCTEEPDGSNLFSSDQKTIAEMLRDRSELSAFYRILEKGGFGKYMGTYGEYTCFAPVNDGVNAYLDSLYNDESYLISKAKVKHNGITEDANWANLDVMEKVNLMSDSLCDDISRFHLSGEKHLQVDLDGTATTWTTMKTGRSIRVGVFLDSEYRGLTSLNDISAIIEGDIDAINGVLHICSSVIPRSDRTTDDQLRVEGEKDLSIFYAALEATGYTDTLMIERKRNADGTAKTYDLGTNHNDRDGNSLYYPKECMIKWTVFAETDDVFRAAGINNFDDLKAKCVEWYGNCSAWYDYINEKGITISTGDDYTNPFNVVNMFVAYHILRAGMPIDRIVYEKNAQTNSSWNFCFGYEPQEYFETMLPNTILKVWETNPKTTKNLWLNRYLTNNTLTSKLGLFGMPGDGDHVLKFAGVSVDRNNSVETLNGYIHRIKGILKYDQNAKDALHERLRFDSSTFLYELINNGLRGATPAEVSSMNGGGDGNRVAFQNNYFDNIVCYNPGTLLRFNVMGAWRAHNSDQFQGWDVYDFAIKLPHVPTGDYELRIIYPPMARGGLMQFYLGNSSKQSDMVAIGIPFDACANPYQDATIGYEDIVSRADDETSDCGVESDQRMHVRGYMRAPASFSRGTYNTVTDPLTYSDDDIYSAASQIIGSTSCRSESGYGTMMLRRIITTQRFEQGKDYWLRIKNLVNDTNLGWSFDFVELVPLDIVNSQTMSEDWY